One Xenopus tropicalis strain Nigerian chromosome 8, UCB_Xtro_10.0, whole genome shotgun sequence genomic window carries:
- the LOC100496216 gene encoding FH2 domain-containing protein 1 — MLISMNMGTKDVSLLEESSAQHSDLHVQEPSTPVDIPAPPPPPPPNLNNCMIPGSPILRFDTKQRSRLRNFNWEAIPPEKVKGKPSLWSSELFHEDLQIDTRRMEELFGKPEEDKKRNSLLVRRTMSLGDSHLNKVFLLDSRRSMNISIFLKQFKRSAAQIVEDIRKGKAEEYSSEKLSELLKQLPERDEIKRLQAFKGDRSRLSEADLFMLLLLELPSYTLRLEALILKKDFHANLVSQLSTARELKGAAEELLQCSELHAILKLVLKAGNFMNAGGYAGNAMGFRISSLLKLAETKANKPGMNLLHFVVMEVQSKNAGLLSFTDRLEHVSSASRLSEVGLLEEFNKLQSRVTSMRQALKASEQKDLREQMGKFIEYTEDQLLEVQKEIKALQKARQQLVEFLCEEEETFCLEECCKVFSCFCQKFQLAIKENQDREREDKRRLQWEKERLQKRHSMATYSSSENRTVEDDLELTLERNLRSLTRSPSLRFCRMRSSGSFSPTSTIPELIQRDKSEEDWDQKNANQMREVSERLLKQQMEYKKSKNVHILSTTIYMNTETTHQASATSQPPSIGKSGHTSSPLSEEPVFEIPKQSIDHHGLQRQAASLPIATADTSGESQPESDKDTQCVTQPELKPANRLQPQPLVSSPNVILPQYELESANQPNSQITHEATKHSDLVLPLPSATYMPEINMLGTVGKLRDQDISGVSQTQPETGNLRQSQPKSDTNVLLINGPEYEKPNQTKIQNSQDDSRQLCLETENIRESLPGSPRESIKQSSAQIVPSAQGPEESHLESTSEACRQCPTKTDPTIVSQANCESPNEVKRQPLTQSGSLNKRPLLLQNVMDTSTSLKFKPVPANRRRSLPQSATEPPRLPVSRRQSVPQCATERTSPLTIAPEPTLVSQPEPNISSQSQHEKKTDSLKQMPSQSGSRVKSKPVVHPVMQQNSLDQTKPEVIVESLSQSESRCPEPSCKQSELEAQGQSAAHAELEPAEDPIQPGNETPKQLLVQPLTRNVKQTQCQPVAKVLKQLVGKQRMSKQLQAQPGVQKSQPAAETVNHSVARSKPESIKYTLIRTSSVNTRTTVMESLPNKQQGKPTKAQPSTTQEKMTEIQDETSKTVKPRDSESKPLAKGQKPIHTVGKRDPPNPCSKWKRELHNTPDRGGSGGKGDLKSESSSAATVSNSVEHKREDNQKNVSMGRSGSPIAKILKSSDPGLGNKKVFAQKDAAPTPLQGPGGMKQTTSSPKLAQKETRDIKVPSRTSSPNPGSVKMTPDKVAWNAKEKNDTAHVYSNEGSKVAERKYRSFLTSKSYIPAPQKSLQLPWHNLESTRESVWVPHVGPSRTNAVARMAFRVIRQEFSTSIHRGLRSQHLDNLPVWR; from the exons ATGTTGATCAGTATGAACATGGGAACCAAAGATGTTAGCCTCCTTGAAGAGTCTTCTGCCCAACACAGTGACCTCCATGTCCAGGAACCTTCCACTCCAGTGGATATTCCAGCACCTCCACCCCCACCACCTCCTAATCTGAATAACTGTATGATTCCTGGGAGCCCAATCTTAAGGTTTGACACCAAGCAACGGTCACGATTACGCAACTTCAACTGGGAGGCCATACCTCCTGAGAAAGTGAAGGGCAAGCCCAGCCTGTGGAGCTCAGAGCTTTTTCATGAAGATCTGCAAATTGACACAAGAAGGATGGAGGAGCTATTTGGGAAACCAGAAGAagacaaaaaaagaaattctttaTTGGTACGCAGGACCATGTCATTAGGGGATTCACACTTGAACAAG GTTTTTCTGCTGGATTCCCGGAGAAGCATGAATATAAGTATTTTCCTCAAACAGTTTAAAAG GTCAGCTGCACAAATAGTGGAAGATATAAGGAAGGGTAAGGCAGAAGAATACAGCTCGGAGAAACTCTCGGAACTCCTGAAGCAGCTGCCAGAAAGGGATGAG ATAAAACGCCTCCAGGCATTTAAGGGGGACAGGAGCAGGCTGAGTGAAGCAGACCTTTTCATGCTGTTATTGCTAGAGCTTCCAAG CTACACCTTGCGGCTAGAGGCGCTGATTCTAAAGAAGGATTTCCATGCCAATCTCGTGTCTCAGCTCTCCACAGCCAGAGAACTTAAAGGGGCTGCAGAAG AGCTGCTGCAATGCTCGGAACTGCACGCCATTCTCAAGCTGGTACTCAAGGCTGGAAACTTTATGAATGCT GGTGGATATGCTGGGAATGCCATGGGCTTTCGGATTTCATCTCTCCTCAAACTTGCAGAAACAAAAGCCAACAAGCCTGGGATGAACTTGCTCCACTTTGTAGTGATG GAGGTACAGAGCAAGAATGCGGGCCTGCTCTCTTTCACCGACAGACTGGAGCATGTCAGCAGTGCTAGCAG GCTTTCTGAAGTCGGGTTGTTAGAGGAGTTTAACAAGCTACAGTCCAGGGTCACTTCTATGCGTCAGGCTTTGAAGGCATCAGAACAGAAAGATCTGAGGGAACAGATGGGCAAGTTTATAGAG TATACAGAAGACCAACTACTTGAAGTTCAGAAAGAGATAAAGGCTTTACAGAAGGCAAGACAACAACTGGTGGAATTTCTTTGTGAGGAGGAAGAAACGTTCTGCTTGGAGGAATGCTGCAAAGTTTTTAGCTGCTTCTGTCAGAAATTTCAATTGGCCATAAAG GAAAATCAAGACCGTGAGCGGGAAGATAAACGCCGTCTACAGTGGGAGAAAGAACGCTTACAAAAGAGGCATTCGATGGCTACCTATAGTTCATCAGAAAATCGGACAGTCGAGGATGACCTGGAACTCACATTGGAGAGAAATCTACGTAGTTTAACTAGATCTCCTAGTCTACGATTTTGTAGGATGCGTTCTTCAGGTTCATTCTCTCCAACGAGCACGATACCAGAACTAATTCAGAGAGACAAGTCCGAGGAAGACTGGGACCAGAAGAATGCTAACCAAATGCGAGAAGTATCTGAGCGACTGCTGAAGCAGCAGATGGAatataaaaaatctaaaaatgttcACATTTTAAGTACTACAATTTACATGAATACAGAAACCACACACCAGGCTTCTGCCACAAGTCAGCCTCCATCAATTGGAAAGTCTGGTCACACATCTAGTCCTTTAAGTGAGGAGCCTGTTTTTGAAATTCCCAAACAGTCAATAGACCACCATGGCCTTCAAAGACAAGCAGCTTCCTTACCCATAGCTACAGCTGATACTAGCGGAGAGTCCCAGCCTGAATCAGATAAAGATACACAATGTGTGACACAGCCTGAACTCAAGCCTGCTAATAGGTTACAACCCCAGCCTCTTGTATCTTCCCCAAATGTAATACTACCGCAGTATGAATTAGAGTCTGCAAACCAACCAAATTCCCAGATTACACATGAGGCAACCAAACACTCAGACCTTGTACTTCCGCTTCCTTCAGCAACTTATATGCCTGAGATAAACATGCTGGGTACTGTAGGGAAGCTTAGAGATCAGGACATATCTGGTGTTTCCCAAACCCAGCCAGAAACAGGGAACCTGAGACAATCACAACCAAAATCGGATACTAACGTGTTATTAATAAATGGGCCTGAATATGAGAAGCCAAACCAAACCAAAATCCAGAATTCACAAGATGATTCCAGACAACTCTGTTTAGAAACTGAGAACATTAGAGAATCTCTACCAGGTAGTCCAAGAGAATCTATTAAGCAGTCCTCAGCCCAGATTGTGCCTTCTGCTCAAGGACCAGAAGAGTCCCACTTAGAAAGTACAAGTGAAGCCTGTAGACAATGTCCTACCAAAACAGATCCTACGATCGTCTCACAAGCAAACTGTGAGAGTCCAAATGAAGTAAAGAGGCAACCCCTGACTCAGTCTGGTTCACTAAATAAAAGACCATTGCTACTGCAAAATGTAATGGACACTTCCACTTCCTTGAAATTTAAGCCTGTACCTGCGAACCGCAGGCGATCATTACCACAAAGTGCAACTGAGCCTCCCAGACTGCCTGTCTCTCGCAGGCAGTCTGTCCCGCAGTGTGCAACTGAAAGGACAAGTCCATTAACCATCGCACCAGAACCTACGTTAGTGTCTCAACCAGAACCTAACATTTCCAGTCAATCTCAGCATGAAAAAAAGACTGATTCTCTTAAGCAAATGCCGTCTCAATCGGGATCAAGGGTGAAGAGCAAACCAGTAGTGCACCCTGTAATGCAGCAAAATTCACTAGACCAAACTAAGCCTGAGGTTATTGTAGAATCACTATCCCAGTCTGAGTCTAGATGCCCTGAACCATCGTGTAAACAGTCGGAGCTTGAGGCTCAAGGACAGTCTGCAGCTCATGCAGAGCTTGAGCCTGCTGAAGACCCTATTCAGCCTGGGAATGAAACTCCCAAACAATTGTTAGTACAGCCCTTAACAAGAAATGTTAAGCAGACACAATGCCAACCTGTGGCAAAAGTTCTGAAGCAATTAGTAGGGAAACAAAGGATGTCAAAGCAATTGCAGGCTCAGCCTGGAGTTCAGAAATCTCAGCCTGCAGCAGAAACTGTCAACCATTCAGTAGCTCGTTCTAAACCTGAGAGTATCAAATATACGCTAATTCGGACAAGTTCTGTCAACACCAGGACAACCGTGATGGAATCCTTGCCAAACAAACAGCAGGGTAAGCCAACAAAAGCCCAACCTTCAACAACACAAGAGAAGATGACAGAGATACAGGATGAGACTTCTAAAACTGTAAAGCCAAGAGACTCAGAAAGCAAACCATTAGCAAAAGGCCAAAAGCCTATTCATACTGTAGGAAAAAGGGACCCCCCTAATCCTTGCTCTAAATGGAAGAGAGAGCTTCACAATACCCCTGATAGAGGAGGTAGTGGTGGAAAAGGGGACCTAAAGTCAGAAAGCAGCAGTGCAGCGACAGTAAGTAATAGTGTTGAACACAAGAGGGAAGATAATCAGAAAAATGTTTCCATGGGTAGAAGTGGAAGCCCCATTGCAAAAATTCTAAAAAGTAGTGATCCTGGACTTGGAAATAAAAAAGTCTTTGCACAAAAAGATGCGGCCCCAACTCCCCTCCAGGGGCCTGGGGGTATGAAACAAACTACGTCCTCCCCCAAACTGGCTCAGAAGGAGACCAGGGACATCAAGGTTCCTAGCAGAACTTCTTCACCTAATCCTGGGTCAGTAAAAATGACACCTGACAAGGTGGCGTGGAATGCTAAGGAGAAAAATGACACTGCACATGTATATAGTAATGAAGGTTCTAAAGTGGCTGAACGAAAGTACAGGTCTTTCTTAACATCTAAATCATATATTCCTGCCCCACAAAAATCCTTACAACTGCCATGGCATAACTTGGAGTCTACTAGAGAATCTGTTTGGGTGCCCCACGTTGGGCCTAGTAGAACAAATGCTGTGGCCCGTATGGCTTTCCGTGTTATAAGGCAGGAATTCAGCACCTCTATACATCGTGGACTGAGGAGCCAGCACCTAGACAATCTCCCAGTATGGAGGTGA